In Salmo salar unplaced genomic scaffold, Ssal_v3.1, whole genome shotgun sequence, one genomic interval encodes:
- the LOC106564638 gene encoding elongation of very long chain fatty acids protein 4 isoform X2: MELTTHLINDTMNLYKWALTIADKRVEKWPLMDNPLPTLAISSSYLLFLWLGPKYMQNREPFQLQKTLIVYNFSMVIFNFFICKELFLAARAAGYSYICQSVDYSDDPNEVRIAAALWWYFISKGVEYLDTVFFILRKKFNQVSFLHVYHHCTMFTLWWIGIKWVAGGQSFFGAHMNAAIHVLMYLYYGLASFGPKIQKYLWWKKYLTVIQMVQFHVTIGHTALSLYMDCEFPHWMHYALICYALTFIALFGNFYYQTYRRTPRQPREPKASKALSNGVSNGLSKGLGNGAVVGGGKVEEKERSSGVDNGNGRRKRKGRAKRD, encoded by the exons ATGGAGCTCACCACACATCTGATAAATGATACCATGAATTTATATAAATGGGCCCTTACCATAGCAG ACAAACGAGTGGAGAAATGGCCCCTGATGGACAACCCCCTCCCAACGCTGGCCATCAGTTCCTCCTATCTGTTGTTCCTGTGGCTGGGGCCCAAGTACATGCAGAACAGAGAACCCTTCCAGCTCCAGAAGACACTGATCGTCTACAACTTCAGCATGGTCATCTTCAACTTCTTCATTTGCAAAGAG CTCTTCCTGGCGGCTCGGGCGGCCGGATACAGCTACATCTGCCAGTCTGTTGACTACTCAGACGACCCCAACGAAGTCCGG ATAGCAGCAGCGTTGTGGTGGTATTTCATCTCTAAAGGAGTAGAGTACCTGGACACGGTCTTCTTCATCCTGAGGAAGAAGTTTAACCAGGTCAGCTTCCTACACGTCTACCACCACTGTACCATGTTCACCCTCTGGTGGATCGGCATCAAGTGGGTGGCTGGCGGACAGT CATTCTTCGGTGCACACATGAACGCTGCCATTCATGTCCTGATGTATCTGTATTATGGTCTGGCCTCCTTTGGACCCAAGATCCAGAAGTACCTGTGGTGGAAGAAGTACCTGACTGTCATCCAGATG GTCCAGTTCCATGTCACCATCGGCCACACTGCTCTGTCCCTCTACATGGACTGTGAGTTTCCCCACTGGATGCACTATGCCCTTATCTGCTACGCCCTGACCTTCATCGCCCTGTTCGGTAACTTCTACTACCAGACGTATCGCCGCACGCCACGTCAACCCAGGGAGCCCAAGGCCTCCAAGGCTCTGTCTAACGGGGTCTCCAACGGGCTGTCCAAGGGACTGGGGAATGGAGCGGTGGTGGGAGGGGGCAAGGTGGAGGAAAAGGAGAGATCATCAGGGGTGGACAACGGGAacggaaggaggaagaggaaggggagggccaAGAGGGATTAg
- the LOC106564638 gene encoding elongation of very long chain fatty acids protein 4 isoform X1: MTGPQDLQEKRSGELRYWPAKMELTTHLINDTMNLYKWALTIADKRVEKWPLMDNPLPTLAISSSYLLFLWLGPKYMQNREPFQLQKTLIVYNFSMVIFNFFICKELFLAARAAGYSYICQSVDYSDDPNEVRIAAALWWYFISKGVEYLDTVFFILRKKFNQVSFLHVYHHCTMFTLWWIGIKWVAGGQSFFGAHMNAAIHVLMYLYYGLASFGPKIQKYLWWKKYLTVIQMVQFHVTIGHTALSLYMDCEFPHWMHYALICYALTFIALFGNFYYQTYRRTPRQPREPKASKALSNGVSNGLSKGLGNGAVVGGGKVEEKERSSGVDNGNGRRKRKGRAKRD, from the exons GGGAACTCAGATACTGGCCTGCAAAGATGGAGCTCACCACACATCTGATAAATGATACCATGAATTTATATAAATGGGCCCTTACCATAGCAG ACAAACGAGTGGAGAAATGGCCCCTGATGGACAACCCCCTCCCAACGCTGGCCATCAGTTCCTCCTATCTGTTGTTCCTGTGGCTGGGGCCCAAGTACATGCAGAACAGAGAACCCTTCCAGCTCCAGAAGACACTGATCGTCTACAACTTCAGCATGGTCATCTTCAACTTCTTCATTTGCAAAGAG CTCTTCCTGGCGGCTCGGGCGGCCGGATACAGCTACATCTGCCAGTCTGTTGACTACTCAGACGACCCCAACGAAGTCCGG ATAGCAGCAGCGTTGTGGTGGTATTTCATCTCTAAAGGAGTAGAGTACCTGGACACGGTCTTCTTCATCCTGAGGAAGAAGTTTAACCAGGTCAGCTTCCTACACGTCTACCACCACTGTACCATGTTCACCCTCTGGTGGATCGGCATCAAGTGGGTGGCTGGCGGACAGT CATTCTTCGGTGCACACATGAACGCTGCCATTCATGTCCTGATGTATCTGTATTATGGTCTGGCCTCCTTTGGACCCAAGATCCAGAAGTACCTGTGGTGGAAGAAGTACCTGACTGTCATCCAGATG GTCCAGTTCCATGTCACCATCGGCCACACTGCTCTGTCCCTCTACATGGACTGTGAGTTTCCCCACTGGATGCACTATGCCCTTATCTGCTACGCCCTGACCTTCATCGCCCTGTTCGGTAACTTCTACTACCAGACGTATCGCCGCACGCCACGTCAACCCAGGGAGCCCAAGGCCTCCAAGGCTCTGTCTAACGGGGTCTCCAACGGGCTGTCCAAGGGACTGGGGAATGGAGCGGTGGTGGGAGGGGGCAAGGTGGAGGAAAAGGAGAGATCATCAGGGGTGGACAACGGGAacggaaggaggaagaggaaggggagggccaAGAGGGATTAg
- the LOC123732460 gene encoding uncharacterized threonine-rich GPI-anchored glycoprotein PJ4664.02-like → MTSSTGMTSSTGMTGSTGMTGSTGMTTSTGMTTSTGRTGSTGMTSRTGMTSSAGMTGSAGMTGSAGVTGSTGMTGSTAMTGSTGMTTSTGRTGSTGMTSRTGMTSSAGMTGSAGMTGSAGVTGSTAMTGSTGMTGSTGMTGSTAMTSSTAMTSSTGMTGSTGMTSSTGMTSSTGMTSSTAMTSSTGMAGRTGMTSSTAMTGSTGMAGRTGMTSSTAMTSSTGMAGRTGMTSSTAMTGSTGMTSSTGMTSSTGMTSSAGMTSSTGMTSRTGMTSSAGMTSSTGMTSSTGMTGSTGMTGSTGMTGSTAMTGSTGMTSSTGMTSSTGMTSSAGMTSSTGMTSRTGMTSSAGMTSSTGMTGSTGMTGSTGMTGSTGMTSSTGMTSSTGMTSSTGMTSSTGMTSSTGRTSSTAMTSSTGMAGRTGMTSSTAMTGSTGMAGRTGMTSSTAMTSSTGMAGRTGMTSSTAMTGSTGMTSSTGMTSSTGMTSSAGMTSSTGMTSRTGMTSSAGMTSSTGMTSSTGMTGSTGMTGSTGMTGSTAMTGSTGMTSSTGMTSSTGMTSSAGMTSSTGMTSRTGMTSSAGMTSSTGMTSSTGMTGSTGMTGSTGMTGSTGMTSSTGMTGSTGMTGSTGMTGSTGMTSSTGMTGSTGMTGSTGMTGSTGMTSSTGMTSSTGMTSSTGMTGSTGMTSSTGMTGSTGMTSSTGMTGSTAMTGSTGRTSSTGMTSNWEMLAGHDPCSDWDHEIRHLLSLSLTSGRREET, encoded by the coding sequence ATGACCAGTAGTACAGGTATGACCAGTAGTACAGGTATGACCGGTAGTACAGGTATGACCGGTAGTACAGGTATGACCACTAGTACAGGTATGACCACTAGTACAGGTAGGACCGGTAGTACAGGTATGACCAGTAGGACAGGTATGACCAGTAGTGCAGGTATGACCGGTAGTGCAGGTATGACCGGTAGTGCAGGTGTGACTGGTAGTACAGGTATGACCGGTAGTACAGCTATGACCGGTAGTACAGGTATGACCACTAGTACAGGTAGGACCGGTAGTACAGGTATGACCAGTAGGACAGGTATGACCAGTAGTGCAGGTATGACCGGTAGTGCAGGTATGACCGGTAGTGCAGGTGTGACCGGTAGTACAGCTATGACCGGTAGTACAGGTATGACCGGTAGTACAGGTATGACCGGTAGTACAGCTATGACCAGTAGTACAGCTATGACCAGTAGTACAGGTATGACCGGTAGTACAGGTATGACCAGTAGTACAGGTATGACCAGTAGTACAGGTATGACCAGTAGTACAGCTATGACCAGTAGTACAGGTATGGCCGGTAGAACAGGTATGACCAGTAGTACAGCTATGACCGGTAGTACAGGTATGGCCGGTAGAACAGGTATGACCAGTAGTACAGCTATGACCAGTAGTACAGGTATGGCCGGTAGAACAGGTATGACCAGTAGTACAGCTATGACCGGTAGTACAGGTATGACCAGTAGTACAGGTATGACCAGTAGTACAGGTATGACCAGTAGTGCAGGTATGACCAGTAGTACAGGTATGACCAGTAGGACAGGTATGACCAGTAGTGCAGGTATGACCAGTAGTACAGGTATGACCAGTAGTACAGGTATGACCGGTAGTACAGGTATGACCGGTAGTACAGGTATGACCGGTAGTACAGCTATGACCGGTAGTACAGGTATGACCAGTAGTACAGGTATGACCAGTAGTACAGGTATGACCAGTAGTGCAGGTATGACCAGTAGTACAGGTATGACCAGTAGGACAGGTATGACCAGTAGTGCAGGTATGACCAGTAGTACAGGTATGACCGGTAGTACAGGTATGACCGGTAGTACAGGTATGACCGGTAGTACAGGTATGACCAGTAGTACAGGTATGACCAGTAGTACAGGTATGACCAGTAGTACAGGTATGACCAGTAGTACAGGTATGACCAGTAGTACAGGTAGGACCAGTAGTACAGCTATGACCAGTAGTACAGGTATGGCCGGTAGAACAGGTATGACCAGTAGTACAGCTATGACCGGTAGTACAGGTATGGCCGGTAGAACAGGTATGACCAGTAGTACAGCTATGACCAGTAGTACAGGTATGGCCGGTAGAACAGGTATGACCAGTAGTACAGCTATGACCGGTAGTACAGGTATGACCAGTAGTACAGGTATGACCAGTAGTACAGGTATGACCAGTAGTGCAGGTATGACCAGTAGTACAGGTATGACCAGTAGGACAGGTATGACCAGTAGTGCAGGTATGACCAGTAGTACAGGTATGACCAGTAGTACAGGTATGACCGGTAGTACAGGTATGACCGGTAGTACAGGTATGACCGGTAGTACAGCTATGACCGGTAGTACAGGTATGACCAGTAGTACAGGTATGACCAGTAGTACAGGTATGACCAGTAGTGCAGGTATGACCAGTAGTACAGGTATGACCAGTAGGACAGGTATGACCAGTAGTGCAGGTATGACCAGTAGTACAGGTATGACCAGTAGTACAGGTATGACCGGTAGTACAGGTATGACCGGTAGTACAGGTATGACCGGTAGTACAGGTATGACCAGTAGTACAGGTATGACCGGTAGTACAGGTATGACCGGTAGTACAGGTATGACCGGTAGTACAGGTATGACCAGTAGTACAGGTATGACCGGTAGTACAGGTATGACCGGTAGTACAGGTATGACCGGTAGTACAGGTATGACCAGTAGTACAGGTATGACCAGTAGTACAGGTATGACCAGTAGTACAGGTATGACCGGTAGTACAGGTATGACCAGTAGTACAGGTATGACCGGTAGTACAGGTATGACCAGTAGTACAGGTATGACCGGTAGTACAGCTATGACCGGTAGTACAGGTAGGACCAGTAGTACAGGTATGACCAGTAACTGGGAGATGCTGGCTGGCCATGATCCTTGCAGCGACTGGGATCATGAAATCAGACAcctgctctctctttcactcacctCTGGGAGACGTGAAGAAACATGA